DNA from Cydia pomonella isolate Wapato2018A chromosome 14, ilCydPomo1, whole genome shotgun sequence:
atattttaaatatttgtctaatcaaataattaaccatattagaacattcctgagaaggaactctactcgggatctcgggcaatgtccagagagtagagacatgctgtatacatagaaaacacccatgactcaggaacaaatatctacgagtatgttcatcacacaaataaatgccattaccgggattcaaatcgaacccgggaccaccggcttcatagtcagggtacccactaggccagcccTACTAACTAGCAACAGAGCAACTGCATGGTTGATTAACCAAATAACCTAACATATTAACTTTTTAATGAtgtattagattagattatttAGCATTAAAAtatgggaactacgtttgtacaAATAAACAGCCATCCAGTACCTCTAAAATACGAAATGCATTGTTATCGCAAAATTCAGCAACACTCTTCACTAACCTTTGGCGAACCTTATGCCTTTTGCAATAAGGTCGATTGCCAGTTAAATTTAGACAATGTTACTCGAGAGATTGCACCCGCTGCGCTTCACAGAGCTCTGAGCAAGTTACGTACAACTGCGATAAGATTTAACTGCCGCTTAAACAACATGTACCTCGAGTTTGCAGGTAAAAACAGCGATACCGAGTATCCAAATCTCAAAAGCAACATTATAACTGTATTATAAATTGAAGTAGACGTCATACACTCAAGAAAACCCTGAAAACTGAACACAAAAAAGtgctggtggcttagcggtaaccggtaagagcgtgcgactttcaatccggaggtcgcgcgcgggttcaaaccccggcccaatgagtttttcggaacatatgtacgaaatatcatttgatatttaccagtcgcttttcggtgaaggaaaacatcgtgaggaaatcggactattgattggaaggtcagatggcagtcgctttcgtaaaaagtagttCTAGAAGTAGCTATGATTAAGGGCAAGTCTTGCAAAAGGcaataaaaagtttattcacCCAAATGCAGTTCGTTGACTCGCACTGTGCCGAATTGAGACAATAAACAAACTTTAATAAACTCTTGCAAcgtaaatatttaggtatttaaagttAAAGCAAATTACGCCTCCAGGTGTTTTTCAAATTCGTATTTAATTTATCTCGAAGACAGCAACAACAGAGAGTAGGTACAAGTTAGAACGTACAGCAGTTTGAAAGTtcatataaaattgtttatgtATACAATATAAAACGGTCCAAACCGTTTATTTACCATAGAATATTATTGAAGCAAAACTTGACAATTtggtttccaaataaaatgatGAAAATTTGATCGGGAAAAATTAATTCAGCACTTAAGTGCCGAGATTGATCTAAATTACGGTCCCAAAATTACCGAAGTGGCCATTGCGAAACCTATAATGATAATTCGCCTTTGTATCGGCAAAGAGATTCAGAATAGATCTGCATGAATGtgaaatagaaattaaaaaaaattcctCCAGTTTCCAACTTTTCCTccaatgacgaccggtttggcctagtgggtagtgaccctgcctacgaagctgatggtcccgggttcaaatcctggtaagggcatgtattcgtgtgatgagcatggatatttgctcctgagtcatgggtgctttctatgtatttaagtatttataaatatttatatattatatatatcgttgtctaagtaccctcaacacaagccttattgagcttactgtgggacttagtcaatttgtgtaataaaaattaaaattaaaaattgtttctAATCTAATAGCTATCTTATTGTAAGGGCAAAGTCGATTATTAGGTCGAACCATAGTAgtctcattcgatatttaataacaccGTTAGAGTAACAAGAATAGAGATATGTATAAACAGTAAGGTAAGAGTGAGACAgcgctttacaaataaaagacacttccaatatgtcgttGTTTCAATAATCAAGTCCTTACATGGCGCTGCGGACAGGATCTATGTTAATCAACTACAAACTAATCCATGCCTTACCACCTCACCAAGAGGCTTTGCCCTACTTATCCCTCCCAATCACCACACCGACCCAGTATTTAGTGAGCGGGCAGTCGAGTCTCTCGGCCAACGTCCTCAGCATGCTGTTGTTGCTACCGCGCACACGTTTCAGCAGAGAGGCAATTCGTTTGtcgtaataatgtcctataatatttatttatttatttacaaaatattgtatgtatgtatttatttgcaaagaataagtaggtacagtagtgtcttaggtggtaagcgacaattggttgcttattctgatatttgtactaaacaggttgtactagcatgcaaaaatcttaaaactacttactacaaATCTGGCTGTATATCTTCAGAGAGGAAATCTTTTACATTGTACTAGCTTTTATCAGACAATAGCttctttaatttgtttttaaatactacTCATCTTTACATGTTATTGTGAAGGACAGGTTTATCCTCTTGTTGCTCGTTATAGTTATGTAATTAACAGGTGAGTAATCACATCGCAAGTATTTCTCTGTGAAAAAGAAAGATTTGCTTTAAGAAGTCGCattgacattattattacattatcaTATACATAAAAGAagtgtttgttattttttaacgtgtcatacatttatgagaaagattatcagtacccctagtgtacattttatcgacatcataacgtgacgaacgcgtttgcgttaagtctcattttgtataggattttgagtttccaaaacgtcccgcttggcgcgctctttctaaatccaatacaaaatgagactaaacgcaaacgcgtacgtcacgtttcaaaatcgaatttatttacactaggggtactgacttATCTTGATTAACTTACGGTCAAAGTAATAACCGAATTTCTAAACTCCCTCTTCAAAGCACCGAAAATACAGGGGAATTCAGTTTCAGTTGGTATCGCACTCGGTTCTTCAAAATAGTATCGGTTTTGCATTCCCTATGCTTTGAGATCTGAGATCCCTGATTGAGTAGTTAGGTTCTTCAAAATGGTATCGGTATTACCTTGTCTATAGCGGGTCCATGCTTTGGGATCTAAGATCCCTTATTGAGGAGTCGCTAGATCAGGTCTCCTAAGACTCCTAACTCATTTGTTTCGTGCAGTAAAATTTAAAGTCGTATTTTTCCCCATTTTGTGTTTTAACCAAGCGTTTACTTacttttacaatattaaaatttagtACACGCGTTGGTGTTGGCCGCTTTCTTCTCCTACGTGCAATTTTTCCAAATACACTTCCTTCACAACCAAGATCTGGGCGGTTTACCCTTCGTGCATCTGAAGCTACCTAGCtaatttaacctacctacctatttgtCTTAGTGTGACTATAGTGAAACTATTACACTTTCTCTAGGGAGACTTACACGTCACACGTGTAATAAAACTATGAAAATAAACGATaggttaaaatataaaatagggaAAAATGCGACTGGAAATTTTGCTACGAAGAACAAACGAGTTCATGGTTTAGATCGAGCTACTTCCCTTATTTGGCACTTTGCTAAACGTACAATTGTTTCCAAGAAAATCTGAAGAAAATCTTGGGAAAAAAccaaattatttaaatcaagCCCTCCAGTTGGTCAAAGACGCCAAGTATTTCAAAGATTGCATATACTCGGGAAATTTTGTTCATACTTGTATTTGTTTGTACCAACGTGAtcgcaataaatatatatctcaaTTTGAAAACCGTATAAGTATGTGTGGTAACCGCATAATCGTTCAAATATAGTTCACCAACCACAATTCGTTTCATCAAATTGTAATGAGAGAGAAAGCATGGATAAATGTTTTACTACATTGTTCTCTCGTTATTATACGGGATATCTAACCCCACCACGCATATCTGCCGTATGTGACATTCGTAAATTCAACTTTGTACCGTCGTCTCTCGAGcgttcaattttaaatttaaactgatTTCTCTGTGTTACCTACAGTTGCGTGATTGGGCAGctatatttcatcaaaatcgttGAAGTCGATTCATATACATGCGAAGcctatatagaaaaataacgcTGGCGGCGTCTCCCTATGAATATTTATTCATAGGTAAGCCTGAACTATTTTGACTTTCCTTTTCTATGAGCTTTGGAAAAGTTTAAAAATCAGGCAATCCAGTGTTAATCGAGTTATATTAAAGCCCCGCCAGTGTCTAGCTAatcataatatatgtagtttgcACAAAAGAAATCGAAGTATGTTTAtggcaaaaaaattaaacacacatCTTAAAGTTTATTCAGATTCAAAGACTGTCGAACATTTCCTTGAGATAGATAGATGCGTTGCGTCCGAGCTCCACCAAGTGGTTGATGGTTTTGCGGCGCTGGCTCCTCATGACGGGATTTTCGCTCTCCCTGCTGCCTCCATCCTCACCTGCAAGCCGATTTATTAACCTATGCATGcatttttgaagaacccctGACTTTGCGTTTAAATTCGGAGGATAATCAGAATGTTAAGACACTGTCCGATGTGGCAGCAATGCTGCTTGTAGTTGCGGTCGACAACGACACTAGCGACCGCTGACCACAAAACCAGTAGTGTTGACGCGCCAACACCCggtatgtttttagggttcagtacccaaagggtaaaacgggaccctagtactaagactctgctgtccgtctgtcactagcctgtatctcatgaaccgtaatagtGAGACagaattttcacagatgatgtatatctgttgccgctataacaacaaatactaaaaaacaaaataaaataaatacttaagggGGATTTTTtggccgtttttatagataatgatacctttcgtgcgcgagtccgagtGGCACTTGGCCGGAATTTTAACCTTAGATTGAGTGCATTAAAAGAATTATACGTAAAAGTGTACAAAAGATACAAGCTCCTCGAGTGCTATTATGGTCGTATATTGTCTATGTCTAATCAAGTGGGTTCTCTCAATCTATGCCGAGAATTATTTTACCGAATGTCATTTCGCAACCAATtaaggggtgtaccgaaaaaaaactgtaaacttcaaatgaaaaaaaaaaacggatacggataaaaaaacttgtcagtttttatttattattttttctgtaggagtgataAGCAGCTTTttcctagcgcattcagtggcagctttttacggacccgtttttcatgtttgcctgcatcagcccgtcacctgctggaattgttaatgttttttggctgtttcattcttctcttttaatacacttttgatatgagcccaataatagttgagaCAACTgcactgcaggacgtttggagctctTACTATATTCTAATGTCAACTACTAAATGCGATTTTTatacgaaggaaattgtatgattttcgacttgacctagaattaagtaacacacattttctgtaactttagttatcctaaccttcgtacgaagaactgaactgactttcatcgtagctcgttgcactttagccgcatatGTACCAACtctttagggtcggcaacgaaCATGTAACTCCTGGGGAGTTGCAGGTATATAGCAggcataggctacgaagactgcttaccatcaggcgggccgtatgcttgtttgccaccgacgtagtataaaaaaaactcaacaCAATAATTCGTACTTTTTCCCAATTAACAGTTACCAAGTGTATGTTCGgacaacaatttaaaaatacactttaagaCGCAATGTTTTAGGCAGCAGAATGATTTCGTAATtctaataaaaaacataaaaagctTATTTCCGTAATTTAATTAATCGCTCGATGCAAAAAAAGTCTGTACTGGCGATGAAGTTTGGTCGCGGTTCACCCaacacgctcctcctcgcttcgctcgtcgtcgcacctatcttgAATCTTTAAAATGACTAGCTAAGCTAGAAACGTCTAGCTTAGCTAGTCTTACGATAACGATCGTATTAATAACTATTTAGCCAACTGAATGATTTGGCAAAAGAAATGCATTCCAAATGTTGTATGTCAccataataatttacttaacaataatTCTACAATGAAACGTTATCATAGTAATAGTAATTTGCCTAATTTCATCAATAATCATCTACGAAAATTTGGTTGGAAAGTGAAATTTGGACAATGAAACTTCGACGAAAAGGCAAAACACCAATCAATAGTTCTTCTGTGAAACACTATTTTAAGCAGTTCattaaagagtattctatctatctatgttaACTGACCTGAGTCCTCAGCGCGGTACCTTGAGAATTGACTGTTCAAGGTTTTTCTGTCGCGACGCCATATGTCTTTAAGCTGCTGGACGACTTAACCTGGCCAGCTGGTTGATCACCAGGATGATAGCTGAGGGATGAATAGACCCGAACCAAGAGTATTGACTGTTGAAGGTTTTATTGGCGCGACGCCAGATGTCCTTGACCTGCTTGACGACTGGAGACCTGGCGAGCTGGTCCATCACCTGGATGTTGACTAAGAGATGGACAGACCTGAATCTTCAGCGCGGAATCGCGAGTAATGGCTGTTGAAGGTTTTGCTGGCGCGACGCCAGATGTCCTTGAGCTGCTTGACGACTGGAGACTTGGAGAGCTGGTTGGCGATCGCGTGGATATCGTCTACATTGGCCGTGAGGAGTACATACGACTCCGCTCGGATGAACAAGACGAAAgctggaacaaccggttctttaGTGTAAATCATTTCTCTGACGACTGGTGTCCTACATAAAGTACAtatcgagaaaaaaaaaacaatattgtaCCTTCTTCCCAGCCAGAGAATTACGTTTTGAGTTTGACCCTTTAGTCAAATTCATagagttaaatttaaattgtctGATCTTGTAAATGGACATCGCATACTGCATGCCAAAacgtaaaataatatatgacatataaataactttttttataaaataacgcTGACTTGTGCTTCCAATTTCCTGTTCATCATGAAACTGCCTATTTTTCTGATGAATGACTTCATTGCATTACGAATGAGCCTACATTATGAATCACCTTTCGAATCACAAGAGACTacttgggtgaatcaactttttttgttttgttatcctgtcccgttgtccaagggacaacagtggcacagtttgtttgaagagacgttgcatgccgttctattaacatgctggaccattatggacattggttataacgaccacaaaaacgcaagtttgatacatttaagtaccataaaatcagtatttcaatgaacttttgtcccctggacaactaatcgtaaccatggcaacgagtgacgctaaaaagttgattctcccttGCACTTGCAATCATGTCTTACACAACGAAACGCGGAAATATACATATGTCACGCTGTAAGGgtgtgtcagatatttttgcaagagtcgttgtaaaaaatattattgtgatGTTACTGTATTTATAGTCACACACACACGTcaacatactcgtatatgtaaGTGATTAAGGGCTTTTAACGTGACGCTACTATGAGCGACATGTACCTACACACCAATGAACTAATCTAATCATCCTCAAAGCGCACTGGCTTTTTAATTACTAATTTAACATGATTGTAACTGCGAGCGAAAACCGTATTTCCCATGAAATAACTTTGCACGTAGAGTAATTTTAGAACCTACCTGACTAATATCCTGAACAGCTTACCCAAACAAGTAGTAGAAACTTTAGAAAAACatcctgataaaataaagagtacacttaggaaagcactgattaaaatgaattaattttgttacaaatagtattataataacatgtaagcactaactgccaacaggactaattatatacttagttaaggctaaacttagttaagataatctccaaatatagagattgtaactgagttcagactgtacctcaacaaaaacaaacgctgaaataaacagattaaatttttttttttttttttagtaaccACTTTTATTAATATGAGAAATTGTGTAATCTCTATTTAAAGTCACGAGCTCTTTCTTTACTTACAGCCGCCATCAGAAtaatcggagcggccaaggcgatCAGTCGATCACCAATatttgaacacgcctctattgtcaaggcgttaaaatgcttgttcagatatttgtaaacacattggccgctccgatatatctaatggcgactgtactttaCGAAAAGTTTCCCATGTGTTTTTCCATTACATTACctccagttttatttttaagatttgtaTAGCGGTAACTAACGGTATTGtaaaatttatgtaaattttggGACATATTTTTCACTTATTAGGTACGAATAAACTCGGGAAGTAAagttccaaataaaaaaaaagatatttatgTCTACAATGTTTCTTGTTAAGTCCTAAACTTGTGCAGGAAACACACAGGCAAAAACAACATTCATCAGATTACTCAAACACAACCCACACTTCCCTAAATTAAGTACCGTAAACATGCGTACTTTAAATAGGCATGTACCTATATCACCATACAGaccacaatataataattttaagatttaaaCTAAATTTCCAATTTGagcattttagtatttaattttctatACAGCTTATTGGTGACGTGAGTACTTAAGTTACTAgtatttatgcaaataaatacatagtaaataatTCAGAGAGAAAACAAATACCCTTGCCAACTAGCTAACTGCGAAGGGATGTAATCTTAAGGGAAAACGAATCAAAAATCCATTAGGTATATGACAGTTCTAC
Protein-coding regions in this window:
- the LOC133524804 gene encoding uncharacterized protein LOC133524804 encodes the protein MGFLVLICAFVLFIRAESYVLLTANVDDIHAIANQLSKSPVVKQLKDIWRRASKTFNSHYSRFRAEDSGEDGGSRESENPVMRSQRRKTINHLVELGRNASIYLKEMFDSL